A DNA window from Deinococcus multiflagellatus contains the following coding sequences:
- a CDS encoding septum site-determining protein MinC — protein MKLRGTLGGLNLLLEPGDTAQAVQDALDARRELLASHVTIEIQGDADPEALEVALQRIRAAGGTPGRVRAPRVSVPAPASAAPDLPGPRLQIVPHTLRAGMRESYPGSVIVLGDVNPGAEILAGGDVIVVGALRGLAHAGCTGNSEAMVWARPIASAQIRIADAVARAPEGSSLSTMRHRDDQPVPEMARLQDGAIRIDVQK, from the coding sequence ATGAAGTTGCGTGGCACGCTGGGGGGCCTGAACCTGCTCCTGGAACCCGGAGACACGGCGCAGGCCGTACAGGACGCATTGGACGCCCGCAGGGAGCTGCTGGCCAGCCACGTCACCATCGAGATTCAGGGCGACGCCGACCCCGAAGCCCTGGAGGTGGCCTTGCAGCGCATCCGGGCGGCGGGCGGCACACCGGGCCGGGTGCGCGCGCCGCGTGTGAGCGTGCCTGCCCCCGCCAGTGCGGCCCCCGACCTGCCTGGGCCCCGCCTGCAGATCGTGCCGCACACCCTGCGCGCGGGCATGCGCGAGTCCTACCCCGGCAGCGTGATCGTGCTGGGCGACGTGAACCCCGGCGCCGAGATCCTGGCCGGGGGCGACGTGATCGTGGTGGGGGCCCTGCGCGGGCTGGCGCACGCGGGCTGCACCGGCAACAGCGAGGCGATGGTCTGGGCCCGGCCCATTGCCAGCGCCCAGATCCGCATTGCCGACGCCGTGGCCCGCGCCCCCGAAGGCAGCAGCCTGAGCACCATGCGCCACCGCGACGACCAGCCGGTCCCAGAAATGGCGCGGCTGCAAGACGGCGCGATTCGGATTGACGTGCAGAAGTAG